The Iamia sp. SCSIO 61187 genomic sequence CCGACGGACAGCTGGCTGGAACGCCGGACCCTCGAGCTGCTCGACGAGGCGGGCCTGCCCCGCCCGGTGCTCCAGCAGAGGATCCCTCGCACCTCGGGGAAGCCGGCCCGGGTCGACTTCCTGTTCGTGCGGGAGCGGGTGGTCCTCGAGGTGCTCGGGTGGGCGTTCCACCGGACGATGGAGAAGCAGGCCGACGACATGCTCCGGGCCGGGGAGCTCCAGATGCAGGGCTACACCGTCCTCCAGCTCACCGCGCTGGTCCTGCGCACCGACCCGGTCGGGGCCATCGCCCACGTCCGCGACGCCCTCGCCGCCGCGCCCCTCAGCCTCCGCCCCACCCCGTTCTGACACCGCCAGGCGACAGCCGTGACGCCTCACGCGAACAGAACCGCACCCGATCGCCCGCCATCCGTTCTGACCGCGCCAGGCGACAGCGATGACGCCTGGCGCGAACAGAACGGTCCCGATCGCAGGGCTACAACGCGAGGGCGTCGGCGACGCGGGTGCGGTGCCAGGCGGGGTCGCCCCAGGTCCGGGCCAGGACCTCGGCCCGCTTCAGGAAGAGGTGGAGGTCGTACTCGGTGGTGTAGCCGATCGCCCCGTGGCACTGGAGGGCGGTGCGGCCGGCCCGCCGGGCGGCGTCGGAGGCCATGGCCTTGGCCATGGAGACGTCCCGGTGGGTCGTCGCCGCGCCGGTGGCCAGCGACCACGCCGCCCGGTGCACGGCCGGTGCCGCGAACTCGAGCTGCAGGGCGGCGTCGGCGAGGTGGTGCTTGACGGCCTGGAACGACCCGATGGGCACGCCGAACTGGCGGCGCTCGCCGACGTAGCCGACGGTGAGGTCGATCATCCGGCGGGCCAGGCCGACGAGCTGGGCGGCGGTGCCCAGCGCCCCCCGGTCGAAGGCCAGGGCGGCGTCGCCGCCGGCGCCGAGGCGATCGCCGGCCCGCCACGCCTCGAGCTGGACGGTCCGTCGGCCGGCGTCGACGACGTCGGCCAGGGCCCGGTGGTCGCCGCGGGCGACGCCGTCCGCCACCCGGCGCGCCACCCACTCCCCCGTCGCCGGATCGACGTCCAGGGTCAGGAGCAGCGTGACGGCATCGCCCCACGGCACCAACCGGGTGCCGAGCGGGAGCACGGCGGCGCGGCGGCTGCCGTCGAGCACGGAGGCCAGCACCCCGTCGGGGTCGCCGGCGGTGGCGAGCAGCGGTCCGGCCACCGCCGCGGTCTCGACGAAGGGGTGGGGCAGGGCCACGTAGCCCGTCTCCTCGGCGAGGAGCACCCAGTCGAGCTCGGACAGGCCCAGGCCCCCGTGCTCCTCGGGCACGGCCACGCCGAGCACGCCCATCTCGGCCAGCGCGGCCCACACCCGCTCGACGCGGGACGGATCGGCGCGGGCGCCCTCACCCTTGCGGGCGCCGTGGGCGTCGGTGCCCTCGGGCCAGGCGGCGCGGACCACCTCCGGCGGGCACTCCTTGGCCAGGAGGTCCCGCACGGCGTCGCGCAGGTCGTGCTGGTCGTCGGTGAAGGCGAAGCGCACGAGGCCTACTTCCGGGGCAGGCCGAGGACGCGCTCGGCCGCGATGTTGCGTTGGATCTCGTTGGTGCCGGCGTAGATCGGGCCCGACAGGGCGAACTGCCAGCCCTTGGTCCACGGGCCGTCGAGCTCGGCGTCGGGGCCGAGGATGTCGAGCGCCGTCTCGTGGAGGGCCACGTCGAGCTCGGACCACCACAGCTTCACCAGGCTGGAACGGGCCCCGGCCGGGTGGCCGTCGGCGTCGGCCGTGACGGTCTGCAGGGTCTGGAGCCGGTAGGCCTCGGCGTGCATCCAGGCCTGCACGACCCGGTCCCGCAGCGCCGGGTCCCGGCCCCCGCGCTCGCGGTAGAGGTCGGCCAGACGGTCGGCGGTGGCGGTGAAGCGCCCCGGCGAGCGCAGCGTGAGGCCCCGCTCCGACGAGGTGGTGGCCATGGCGACCGACCACCCGGCTCCGACCTCGCCCAGCACGGGGCCGCCGGGCAGGGCGTCGTCGGGGAGGAAGGCGCCGTCGAGGAAGACCTCGGCGAAGCCCTCGTCACCGTCGAGGCGGCCGAACCCCCGGACCGTGATCCCGTCGAGGTCGAGCGGCACGAGGAGGTAGGTGAGGCCCCGATGCCGCTCGCTGTCGGGGTCGGTGCGGAAGAGGCCGAAGAGGTGGGTGCAGAAGGCGCCGCGGGTCGTCCACGTCTTCTGGCCGTCGAGGACCCACCCGCCGCGCTCGTCGTCGCGGCGGGCCCGGGAGCTGAGCGAGGCCAGGTCGCTGCCGGCGTCGGGCTCGCTCCAGCCCTGGCACCACAGGTCGTCGCCCCGGGCCATGCGCCGGAGGATGTGGTCCTGCTGGGCTGCGGTCCCGTACTCGAACACGGTCGGGGCGAGGAGGAAGATCCCGTTCTGGGTGATCCGGGGCGGGGCGCCGGCGCGGTAGTACTCCTCCTCGAAGATCAGCCACTCCCAGCGGCTGGCGGCCCGGCCGCCGTGGGCCTCGGGCCACGACACCACGGCCCAGCCGCCGTCGAACAGGGTCCGCTCCCAATCGAGGTGCTGGGCGAACCCCTCGGCGGTGTCCCCGGAGAGGATCCGGCCGTCGTGGCGGTCGCGCCAGGCGGCCAGGTTCTCCTGCAGCCAGGCGCGGGCCTCGGCCCGGAACGCCTCTTCGTCGTCCGACCACGTCAGGTCCACGGGCCGACCGTATCTGACGACCCGTCAGGTCTCCGAAGTCGGGGTCCGGGCACGGAGCACCTCGGAGGGACTCCGTGCGCTCAGCCGTGGAGGCGGGCGAGGGTGGCGCGGGCGTCGGCCTCGATCTGGTCGAGGATCTCGGCGACCGGCGGCGTGCTGTCGATGAGCCCGGTGACCTGGCCCGTGGGCAAGACGCCGACGTCGGGGTCGCCGTCGACCAGCGCGGCCTTGATCAGCATGGGGGCGTTGGCCGCCATGGCCAGCTGGGCGAGGGTGAGGTCCTGGCTCTTGCGCATGGCCAGGCCCTCGGTGGCCAGGTCCCTCACCGACGTGCCCGTCACCCGCCGGAAGGCGAGGGCGTTGCGCACGGCGCGGGGCAGGCGCGTCACCGCGCTCGACCGGATGAGGCGGTCGACCAGGTCGGTGCGGATCACCCGCTGGGGGGCGCCGTCGAGCGCCTCGGTGACGACGGTGTCGGTGACCCGGGCGGCGAGGTAGCGCTGCTTGACCTCGTCGGGCACCCGGCTCTCGGCGCTGAGCAGGAAGCGGGTGCCCATGGCCACGCCGTCGGCCCCGTAGGCCAGGGCCACGACCAGGCCCCGCCCGTCGTGGAAGCCACCGGCGGCCAGCACCGGGATCTCGGCCCCGACGGCGTCGACCACCTCGGGCAGCAGCAGGGTCGTGGGCACGGGACCGGTGTGGCCCCCGCCCTCCCCGCCCTGGGCGATCACGGCGTCGACGCCCCACCCGAGCATCTTCTCGGCGTGGCGGCGGGCGCCGACGGTGGGCATCACGAGGATCCCGGCGTCGTGCAGACGGTCGATGGTGTCCTTGCTCGGCGCGCCGGCGAAGGAGGCCAGCCGGACGCCCTCGTCGGCGATGAGCCGGACGCGGGCGTCGAGGTCGGGCTGGTCGGGCCGCAGGTTGACGCCGAAGGGGGCGTCGGTCGACGCCTTCACGGCCCCGATGGCCCGGGTCAGCTGGGCCAGGTCCATGGTGACGGCGGCCAGGATGCCGAACCCCCCGGCGGCGCTGGTGGCGGCGGTGAGGTTGGCGCCCGACACCCAGCCCATGCCGGTCTGGACGATCGGGAGGCGGCAGCCCAGGAGGGTGCAGGCGCGGGTGGCGAGGACGTCGGTCATCGTCCCGGACCCTAGACCTGACGGTCCGTCAGATCAGCGCCACGAGAAGGCGAAGATGACGTCGTCGTCGGCGGTGCGGATGCCGCCGGCGGAGGCGTAGAGGCTCGCCGCCGAGGTGTCCGAGGCGTTGGTGATGACGAACCCCCGGGTGATGCCCCGGCTGCGGGCGTGGTCGCCCACGGCCTCGAGGAGGGCGGCCCCGATCCCCTGGTTGCGGAACCGCTCGGCCACGCCGACCTCGTAGATGCACAGGTGGCGCAGGGCGGTGTGCCGGCGGTAGAGCTCGTTCGCGTAGCAGAAGCCCACCGGCTCGTCGCCGGCGAAGGCCACGAAGGTGGCGGTGCGGTCGTCGGCCAGGAAGGCGACCGTCTCGGCCTCGGTCAGGGGCTGGAGCGGCTCCCGCTCGTCGACCGTGCCGAAGGTGGCGTTGGCGACGGCGAGGTGGCTGAGGACGGCGTCGTCACCGGGTCCGAGCCGCCGCACCGTGACCGGCGGGGGCACGCCCGGCGTCGAGCGGTCGCGCTTGCGCGTGGAGAAGCCCACCCGTCGCCATCGGCGGCGCCGCGCCACCCCTGAGGGGAACTCGGTGGGAGATCTGGGACGTCGGTCCCCCGTCCGCCGCCCAGCTCGAGGCCACGGGGGCGGGTCAGGCCGGGTCCGGGACCTCGCGGTAGCGGGTGCCGTCGGGGTCGATCACCGTGCCGAGCAGCTCGAGCTCGTCGGGGGTGGGGAGCCGGCTGGTCGGCACGTCGTCGGGGACGGCGAGCTCGAAGCCCGTTGCCTCCTGGACCTCGGCGACGGTGACCCCGGGGTGCAGCGACCGGATCCGCATGCGGTGGTCGTCGGTCTCGAAGTCGAACACGCCCAGGTTCGACACGACCCGGCGGATCTCGTGCCACCGGGCCGCCTCGGGGCCCAGCTCGGCGGCCCGGTCGTAGCCGATCCCGCACACGACGTCGACGGCCTCGACGAACACCTTCGGGCCGTGGCGGCCGACCCAGTAGCTGGTGGTGTCGTTGATCGTGTTGCCCGGCGCGCCCCGGACGCCGAGCAGCTGGACCGCCGGTCGCTGGGGATCGGGCCCGAGGGCGGCGATGTTCTGGTTGCCGTAACGGTCGACCTGGGTGGCGCCCATCATCACGTGGCGTCGCCCGCTCCAGACCACGTCGAACATGCGCCGATAGGGGTTGAACGTCTCCACGACCCGCTCGGCGGCCGGCACCGACGCGGCGTGGTTGGCGATCAGGGTCGCCTCGCCGTCGGTCATCATCAGATCGGGCTCGAAGCTGGCCCGGGCGAGCCGTCCCCCGATCATGGGGATCACCCCGATCGGGTTGGCCAGGCTCTCGCCGTCGCCGCGGAAGCAGTCGGCGACGGCGACGGCGCAGACGTCAGCCCGCCGGACGTCGGTGGCGGTGTCGGACGTTCCCTCAGGCACGGGCCCACTCCTCGAGGAAGGCGGCGCGGGCGTCGGGGTCCTTGGCGGTGGCGAACCAGCGGGACTGCGCCTCGTCGTCGCGGTCGCGGTCGGGGACGCAGTCGGTGAAGTCGCTGCCGCCCGGGGCCTCGACCACGCCGGTGGTGAACAGGCGGCTGATGCGCAGCCGGGTGACGTCACCGGCCTCGGCGACGAGGTCCTCGGTCGCCACGACCCGCTCGACGCTGACGAAGCCCTCGGCCGCGGCCTCGAGGAACAGGTCGTCGAAGTAGAGGTCGGGCCCGGTGAAGGCGGCGTTGCCCCGCTCGTCGCCCACGTTGACGTGGACCAGGGCGGCGTCGAGGGCGATGGCGGGCTGGGCCACCAGCTCCTCGCCCTCGCCGCCGTCGGGACCGGGGTAGGGCGAGCGGACGGTGCGCAGGCCGGGGTCGAGGCGGAGGACGTCGGAGCCGAGGCCGACCCGGGTGGGCAGGAACGGCACCCGCCACGCCGCGGCCTGGAGCCCGAGGAGCAGCATCCCCTCGTCCAGCTCGGTGCAGGTCAGCAGCCCGGCCTGGCGGGCGGCCCGGAAGTGCGGGTCGAGGCCGGGGACGCTGCCGCCGGTCATCGGGTTGGGCACGTCGGGCGACACGAACGGGAAGGTCAGCCGGCTCATGCGCCCGGCGGCGGCGAGGATCCCGACCTCGGGCCCTCCGTAGGTGACCACGTGGAGGTCGGTGACGTCGCTGCGCAGGATGGCCTTGATCAGCGCCATGGGCTTGCGGCGGCTGCCCCAGCCACCGATGCCGACGGTCATGCCCGACCGCAGCCGGCCGGCGACCTCGTCGGGCGTCATTCGCTTGGCCGTGGGCGGGGCGGTGATCACTTGCTCACGTCCGTGTCCCGCTTGGCCACGAAGGCGTCCCGGTGCTCGTCGGCCACCCCGGCCAGGTTGAGCTCGAAGGTGAAGCCCTGCTCGAAGCGGTAGGAGCGGTGGACGTCCCACAGGTCGATGCCGTTGAGCGACGCCTTGGCCGCCCGCACGACCGTCGGGGACTTGGCCGCGATCTGCTCGGCGACCCCCATCGCCGCGGCCCGCAGCTCGGCCGGCGGGACCACGGCGTGCACCGACCCGTACGAGGCCAGCTCGGCGGCGGTGATCGTGGCCGCGGTGTACACCATCGCCCGGGCCCGGTGCTGGGGGACGAGGCGGGAGAGGTGGGTGGCGGCGCCCAGCGCCCCGCGGTCCACCTCGGGCAGGCCGAAGGTGGCGTCCTCGGCGGCGACGATGACGTCGGCGTTGCCGATCAGGCCGATGCCCCCGCCCAGGCAGTACCCGTTGACGGCGGCGATCACCGGGACCTCGCACTCGTAGACCGCCCCGAAGGCGGCGTAGCACCCCTTGTTGGCGCCGATGAGGGCGTCGAAGCCCTCCGTGGCCTGCATCTCCTTGATGTCGACGCCGGCGTTGAAGCCGCGGCCCTCGGCCCGGAGGACCACGACCCGCACCTCGGGGTCGCGCCCGAGGGCGGCCAGGCGGTCGGCCAGGTCGAACCAGCCGGCCACGGTCAGGGCGTTGACCGGCGGGTTGTCCATGACCACCTCGGCGATGCCGTGGTCGTCGACCGTGTGGGTGGTGGGCATCCGGCTACCTTCTCGAGTGTCGTTCTGACGGGTCGTCAGATCCGCAGCGGCAACCTAGTGACCGTCCGCTCCCGAGGCGAACGTCGTCCGTCGCCGCCCTGGAGGCACCCCCGTGGCCCTGACCATCGACCTGTCCGACCAGGTGGCCCTCGTGACCGGCGGCGGGCGCGGGGTGGGCCGCGGGATCACCGATCGCCTGCGCGCCGCGGGGGCGACGGTCGCCGTCGCCGGCCGGAGCGTGCCGGACGGCCTCCCCGGCGGGGTGACCTTCCACGCCGCCGACGTGCGCGACGCCGATGCCGCCGCCCCGCTGGTCGCCTCGGTGCTCGAGCGGCACGGCCGCCTCGACCTGCTGGTGAACAACGCCGGCGGATCGCCCTCGGTGGCCGCCGCCGACGCCTCGCCCCGGTTCAGCACCCGCATCATCGAGCTGAACCTGCTGTCGGCGCTGCACCTGGCCCACGCCGCCCGGGCCGCGCTGGCCGAGGCCGGGGGGTCGATCGTGAACGTCGCCTCCCTGTCGGGGCTGCGCCCCTCGCCGGGGACGGCGGCCTACGGGGCGGCCAAGGCCGGCCTGGTGAACCTCACCCAGACGCTGGCCATGGAGTGGGCGCCGGCGATGCGGGTCAACGCCGTGTCGGCCGGGATGGTCCGCACCGAGCTGTTCGACGAGTACTACGGCGGCCCCGAGGGGGCGGCGGCGGCCGAGGCCACCGTGCCCATGGGGCGGGCGGCCACGCCGGCCGAGGTCGGTGACGCCGTCGTCTTCCTCGCCTCCCCCCTCGCCTCCTACGTCACCGGCGCCAACCTGGCCGTCCACGGCGGGGGCGAGGCCATCGCCCTCCACCGCGTCCTGGGCCACTGAGGCGCGACAGCGGCGCCCAGTGTGGTGGGCGCCGCTGGCTGTGGCCCGGGCTCGCCGGAGCGTCACCCGAGCCCCTCGCCCATCCCTGCGCGAGGCGGGCCCCCACTCGCCCCCGTCAGATGGACGAAACAGAACCGGTTCTGCCGCCTGGCCAGGACCGACGCGCCCGCAGCGCCCCGGCCACGGAGGGGCGGGACGGCACGGGGGCCCGCGCTCGGTCCGCGCTCGACGAGGCGTCGCGCGGGCGAGGTCGGTGGCGCCGCCGGTCCCGCTCGACCGGCCCGGGGGCCGGGTGCGAGAGCGTCGGCGACGGAGGGGACCGTACCGAACACACGTTCGCGCCGCAAGGGGTCGGCGCGCACCTGCGACGACGGCGGACCTGCGACGGCCAGCCCGGACCTCCTGGCCGGTGTCGCCCGTCGGGAGGGGGTGCCGGGCCCCTACGCTTCACCCGGTGAGCAGCCCGGGCGACCGTCACCGTCGAGGCCCCGGCGGGCCCAGCCGCCCGGCCCGCAGCGGCCGGGTCACGCCCTCGCAGGGACGCCGCCACCGGCCGCAGGTGTCGGGCCTGCTCGACCCCACCGTCGACCACATGGTCACCGCCCTGCTCGACACGGCCATCACGTCCGCACCCCCGGACCACCCGGCCCGCGGCGTCTCGTTCGAGCTGTGGGCGGCCGAGCTGGCGGCCTCGTCGTTCGCCGACGAGGCCATGCCCCGCGCGTTCTACGTCGACCTCGGTGACCGCCTCGCCGCCTCGGCCCGGCCCGAGGCGCCTCCGGCCCTCGCTGCGCTGGCCCTGGCGGTGGAGCACCGCGACGCCACCCCGCTCCGCCGCGCCCGCGACGCCTGGCTGGCGCGGGTCGGCGACGGGGCCGACGCCGACCTCGGCATCGGACGCGAGGTCCCGTCGGGGGCCGTCACCATCGGCCACCCCGACGAGGCCCAGACCAGCGTCGTCGTCGGGCTGGAGGCCGCCGGCGGGGCCCACTCCTTCGGCCTGCTGGTCGACGACGCCCTCGACGGCCTGGGCCGCGACCTCTTCGTCGGGCCGCCGCTGGAGGTCATCGCCGCCGACGCCGCCGACGACCCGGAGCTGGTGGTGACGCCGATCGCGCTCGACGAGGCCCGGCGCCGCATCGAGGACGCCCTCGCCGTCACCCTGGCCGAGGACTGGGACGACCCCCAGGACCTCCGGACCCTGCCGCTGGTCACCCGCCGGCTGGGGCTCCTGCCGCCCGGCTGAGGACCTCGTCGCCCACGGCCACGACGCCGGGCTGGTCGATGGTGGCCCCGACGGCGAGGGTGCCGCCGCAGTCGCCGATGATCGTGCGGAGGATCGACCGATCGGCCTCCACCCCCGGCAGCGGGCGGTTGACCATCACGCAGCGGCTGAGGGGCTTGGTGACCGAGAGCGTGGTGGAGCCGAGGCCGATCGTCCCGCCGACGTGGTCCTCCTCGCCGGACCCCCGCAGCAGGACGTTGCTGCGGAACCGGCGCGGGTCCCACCCGCCCACCGTGGCGTGCGAGACGAGCGACACCCGGGCGCGGGGTGAGTCGTGCCACGCCCCGTCGGCGGCGTCGTAGGCGGCCCAGTCCCGCTCGTCGGGGTCGGGGACCTCGAAGGTGACCCGGGCATCGGTCGACGCCACCAGCGCGACCGGGCGGCCCAACCAGTCCGACAGGTCGGCGTCGGACGACGGCGTGGACCCGTCGGGCAGGGTGATCTCGACCTGTCCCGGACCCAGGTGACGGGCGGCGGCGAGCAGGAGGGCCGGCTCCCGGCGACCGGTCAGGACCCGGCCGGTGCTGGTGTCGCAGATGCCCCAGGTGCGGTCACCGTCGATCCCGAGCGGCCCGACGTGGGCCTCGGCCAGCTGCTCACCCCCCATGGACTTCACCGGGTAGCGCCACAGCTGGTCGACCACCAGGCCGGTCGGGGTGCCCGTCATCACCGACCCAGGATGCCTCAACGGGACGGCCCCGGCGTCCGATGGGACCGGATGGACAGCGAGAAGGACCGGCGGTTGGGCACCCGCCACGTGCTCGGGCCGATCGCCGTGCGCTGGCGGCTCGACGACGGGCTCGTGGCGCCCGTGGACCAGGACCGGGCCGACGCCGGCGCCGGCGCCGAGCGGGCCGGGCTCCTCGACCTGTCGGTGAGCGGCTGCCGGATCATGGCTCGCGCCAGCGACGACATCGCCGTCGGCGACTGGACGATGGTCTCGATCCGCGGCCGATCGGGGCCCGTGGTCGTGCGGCGCATCCTGCCGAGCCGGCAGGAGGGCTTCAGCCAGTACGGCCTCGAGTTCCTCGACCCCCTGTCGGAGCTGACCCAGCTGGTCCACGAGGAGATCGCCCTGCGCAAGGCCCGCGGCGCCGGCATCTTGGCCCCGGAGGCCTCCTCCGACTGAGTCGATCCCCGGCGGTCGGTCATCTCATGGCGGCGCCGAGCTGCGCCGTCGGTAGCGTCACGCCGTGAGCACCGGACCCGACCACGGCGACGCGCCGTCGGCGGCCGACCGGCGCACGGGGATCCTCGCCGGGGTGGGCGCCTACACGCTCTGGGGCGTCTTCCCCCTCGTGTTCCACCAGATCCGGGAGGTCCTCCCGGCCGAGGTCCTGATGCACCGGGTGGCGTGGTCGTTCGTCGTCGTCGCCGGGCTGCTCGGCCTGCGCCGGGAGACCCGGTGGTGGCAGGTGCTCCGCACGGCGACTCCCATGCGCACCCGCCTGGCCGCGGCGGCCGCGCTGATCACGGTGAACTGGCTCGTGTACGTGTGGGCCGTGAGCGAGGAGCACGTCGTGGAGGCGGCCCTCGGCTACTACATCAACCCGCTCATCACCGTGGCCCTGGGCGTCCTCGTGCTGCGGGAGGGCCTGACCCGACTCCAGGTGGTCGCCCTCGGGTTCGCGGCCGCGGCGGTCGCGGTGCTGACGGTCGCCTACGGCCGGGTCCCGTGGGTCGCCCTGGTGCTGGCGTTCTCCTTCGCCGGCTACGGCTTCCTCAAGAAGGCCGTCGTCCTGCCCGCCACCACCTCCCTGGCGGTCGAGACCGCGATCCTGCTGCCCTTCGCCCTCGTGGGCCTGGTCGTGGTGCAGGTGCGCGGCGACGCGGCCTTCCTGCACGGCTCGCTCGGCCGCGACCTCCTCCTCGTGGGGCTCGGCGTCGTGACCGCCGTCCCCCTGGTCCTCTTCGGCACCGCTGCCCGTCGGATCCCCCTCACCCTCCTCGGGCTCCTCCAGTACCTCACGCCGACGTTCCAGCTCCTGTGCGGCGTGCTCGTCCTCGACGAGGACCTCCCACCCGAGCGGCTGGCCGGGTTCGTCCTGGTGTGGGTGGCGCTGGCGCTGCTCGGCGTCGATGCGGTGCGGACCTCGCGCCGGCGCGACGAGCTGGTGCCGGTGGCCGAGGCCGTCTGAGACGACCTCGGGGTGGGCCCCTCACCCGATCGCGGGTGGGGTGCGCGCCCGTCGTAGCCTCCCCGCGGTGAGCGAGACCCGCTTCCAGGTGCTGCGCCGCCGGTTGGTGAACGAGGCCATCCAGCAGGGCTGGCGGCGGGTGCGCAAGGCGGGCGGCATCGCCCCCGGGACGATGGCGGCCGACCGCTTCGGCACCTTCGGCGACGGCAGCATCGTGGGCTTCCCCACCGCCACGCTCTACGGCGAGAAGCAGATGCACATCGGCGAGGAGACCCTCATCGGGTGCTGGGCGACGCTGGCCGCCGGGTACACGCCGGAGCAGACGACCGTGCCGCCCCGAGCCCTCGTCATCGGCGACCGCTGCGTGATCGGGCTGAGGTGCGGGATCGTCGCCCACGAGTCGATCGAGATCGACGACGACGTGTGGTTCGGCCAGGACGTGTTCATCACCGATGCCAACCACGGCTTCGACGACCTCGACATCCCGATCGGCCAGCAGCTCGGACCCCACCAGCCCGTCCGCATCGGTTCGGGGTCGTGGATCGGCCACGGCGCCGTGATCCTCCCCGGGTCCCAGATCGGCCGGCACGTCATCGTCGCCGCCGGGTCCGTCGTGCGGGGCGAGGTGCCCGACTACTCCGTCGTCGGCGGCGTGCCCGCCAAGGTCATCCGGACCCGCACCCGCGACGACGATCGCACCCGCCCCGACGCCCACCCGGAGCTCCGGCCCCGGGGCGAGTACGCCTTCAGCCGGAGCAAGCTCACCGGGCGGTAGCCCCCCGGAGCGGCTCTAGGGTCGGCGGGTGGCCTACGACTTCGACCGCTTCCTCCGGTACGACGAGCTGACCGCCTGGCTCCGGGACCTCGTCGCCGCCCACCCGGACCTGCTCGCCCTCGAGTCCTACGGCACCAGCCACGAGGGCCGCGACCTGTGGCTCGTCACCGCCACCGACACCAGCACCGGCAGCCACGACACCAAGCCGGCCCACTGGGTCGACGCCAGCATCCACGCCATCGAGCTCTCCGGCACGGTGGCCGCCTGCCACCTGCTGCAGCACCTCGTCGAGGGGCACGCCTCCGGCGAGGCCGCCGTCGTCGAGGCCCTGCGGACCCGGACGTTCTACGTCGTGCCCCGGGTCAACCCCGACGGCGCCGAGTGGGTCCTGGCCGACCGGCCCCGCCACCGCCGGTCGAGCACCCGGGCCTGGCCGTGGGCCGACGCCCACGAGTTCCCCGGCGCCCACGTGGAGGACGTCGACGGCGACGGACGGATCCTCCAGATGCGGATCCCCGACCCCGACGGGGCCTGGCGCCCCCACCCCGACGACGAGCGCCTCCTGGTGCCGGTCCCGCTCGACGCCCCTGCCGACGACGCCCCCCGGTACCGGCTGCTCACCGAGTCCCGGGTGGTCGACCACGACGGCTTCACCGTCCCCACCCCCCGGCCGCCCGAGGGCCTCGACCTCAACCGCAACTTCCCCGCCGGGTGGGCCACCAAGGTCACCGGCAGCGGTGACCACCCGCTGTCGGAGCCCGAGATCCACGCCCTCGTCCGCGCCATCGCGGCCCGGCCCAACGTCTGCGGCTACAACGCCTTCCACACCAGCGGCGGGGTGCTGCTGCGCCCGTCGTCGACGACCGCCGACGCCGAGCTCCCACCCGACGACGTGTGGGCCTACACCGAGCTCGGGCGCCGGGGCACCGAGCTCACCGGGTACCCGGTGCACTCCGTGTACGAGGACTTCACCTGGGACCGCAGCGACACCATGAGCGGCGCGGCCGACGACTGGGCCTACGAGCACCTCGGCGTGTTCGGCTGGACGACCGAGCTCTGGGATGTCATCGCCGCCGCCACCGACCACCGGTCCCCGACCAAGATCTGGTACCTCGGGCCGACCGACGACGACGCCCTGGCCGTCCTCCGCTGGTGCGACGAGCACGCCCCCGAGGGCCA encodes the following:
- a CDS encoding MOSC domain-containing protein is translated as MTGTPTGLVVDQLWRYPVKSMGGEQLAEAHVGPLGIDGDRTWGICDTSTGRVLTGRREPALLLAAARHLGPGQVEITLPDGSTPSSDADLSDWLGRPVALVASTDARVTFEVPDPDERDWAAYDAADGAWHDSPRARVSLVSHATVGGWDPRRFRSNVLLRGSGEEDHVGGTIGLGSTTLSVTKPLSRCVMVNRPLPGVEADRSILRTIIGDCGGTLAVGATIDQPGVVAVGDEVLSRAAGAPAGG
- a CDS encoding M14 family metallopeptidase encodes the protein MAYDFDRFLRYDELTAWLRDLVAAHPDLLALESYGTSHEGRDLWLVTATDTSTGSHDTKPAHWVDASIHAIELSGTVAACHLLQHLVEGHASGEAAVVEALRTRTFYVVPRVNPDGAEWVLADRPRHRRSSTRAWPWADAHEFPGAHVEDVDGDGRILQMRIPDPDGAWRPHPDDERLLVPVPLDAPADDAPRYRLLTESRVVDHDGFTVPTPRPPEGLDLNRNFPAGWATKVTGSGDHPLSEPEIHALVRAIAARPNVCGYNAFHTSGGVLLRPSSTTADAELPPDDVWAYTELGRRGTELTGYPVHSVYEDFTWDRSDTMSGAADDWAYEHLGVFGWTTELWDVIAAATDHRSPTKIWYLGPTDDDALAVLRWCDEHAPEGHVDWYPFDHPDLGPVELGGWADVGVWVNPPADRLKAEVAPHAAFAVAHALASPCLAVRRARAVALGGRSWRVELGVANTGWLPTEVSARARKADMVRPLLAEATGDGVTVIGGPARQTLGQLDGRAALRFTGGHDGTPDRALVTWLVEADPGTEVHLAAWHPRAGRAEATVVLEA
- the rarD gene encoding EamA family transporter RarD produces the protein MSTGPDHGDAPSAADRRTGILAGVGAYTLWGVFPLVFHQIREVLPAEVLMHRVAWSFVVVAGLLGLRRETRWWQVLRTATPMRTRLAAAAALITVNWLVYVWAVSEEHVVEAALGYYINPLITVALGVLVLREGLTRLQVVALGFAAAAVAVLTVAYGRVPWVALVLAFSFAGYGFLKKAVVLPATTSLAVETAILLPFALVGLVVVQVRGDAAFLHGSLGRDLLLVGLGVVTAVPLVLFGTAARRIPLTLLGLLQYLTPTFQLLCGVLVLDEDLPPERLAGFVLVWVALALLGVDAVRTSRRRDELVPVAEAV
- a CDS encoding PilZ domain-containing protein, translated to MDSEKDRRLGTRHVLGPIAVRWRLDDGLVAPVDQDRADAGAGAERAGLLDLSVSGCRIMARASDDIAVGDWTMVSIRGRSGPVVVRRILPSRQEGFSQYGLEFLDPLSELTQLVHEEIALRKARGAGILAPEASSD
- a CDS encoding acyltransferase, producing the protein MSETRFQVLRRRLVNEAIQQGWRRVRKAGGIAPGTMAADRFGTFGDGSIVGFPTATLYGEKQMHIGEETLIGCWATLAAGYTPEQTTVPPRALVIGDRCVIGLRCGIVAHESIEIDDDVWFGQDVFITDANHGFDDLDIPIGQQLGPHQPVRIGSGSWIGHGAVILPGSQIGRHVIVAAGSVVRGEVPDYSVVGGVPAKVIRTRTRDDDRTRPDAHPELRPRGEYAFSRSKLTGR